A section of the Lathamus discolor isolate bLatDis1 chromosome 6, bLatDis1.hap1, whole genome shotgun sequence genome encodes:
- the EXOC3L4 gene encoding exocyst complex component 3-like protein 4 isoform X4 codes for MNRSTELDPRSVTSEPTNSAGKEKREVASELSSPSLHSMDSGFFERGIKTMLSIRKSKRSLNKEKEKEGTGTWKGKRLSLRFPKSYENKTTICNGVQEVSEKIEAKPIQGKPLSVMEINELIQKRELLEAFACIKYLEDETITERDAEKYKDNPQEFVRKSKDVDLLYNSITNVIQGIVVGTLEHPTVEDTMLTSLVTLIAYEEAAHPNTGSADGPGSDLLGMPRKWKEVWREAINESARKRVLRVPMALKEEDSSWLNLHLGSLQKHLSKDLLKIKLSVQKCYPEEYQVCDTYVEAFHKAIASHLQDLSQRPLEFNELYTLLNWVANTYCSELFLGNPDLKPEIKTENLSLLLTPAVWDKLKTDYITSAKGKIKSYFGNILRLEVTEKWEKEVHPEVKENLYQSSLSLDIQTIICEHMKISKTISRSLETKMLDLCLAELREFIPRFEEEFVLWSTARDSPIFAPYFVAYINNFHDLLSGLEAMFRVNTEELQKIVAALTRNFTSIFLNKLRKKAQGSDADWLIPAMHHIANIIGEKKKDKIKENVKELCQDYPDIRKEHVLAILALRGLGRTRRAAIFRQGYHVPESPDGGEGSTLFAEIDVPVITSCF; via the exons ATGAATAGAAGTACGGAGTTAGACCCAAGGAGCGTGACCTCAGAACCAACAAACagtgcagggaaggaaaagagggaggTTGCTTCCGAGCTGAGCAGCCCAAGTTTGCATAGCATGGACAGTGGGTTCTTTGAAAGAGGTATTAAAACAATGTTAAGTATCCGGAAATCAAAACGAAGTctgaacaaagagaaagaaaaggaaggtacTGGCACATGGAAAGGAAAACGACTTTCTTTGCGATTCCCCAAGAGCTATGAGAACAAAACCACGATCTGTAATGGCGTGCAGGAGGTTAGTGAGAAGATAGAAGCCAAGCCCATTCAAGGAAAGCCTCTTTCAG TAATGGAAATCAATGAACTTATTCAGAAAAGGGAGCTTTTAGAAGCATTTGCATGCATCAAGTACTTGGAAGATGAGACTATCACTGAACGGGATGCTGAGAAATACAAAGATAACCCCCAGGAGTTTGTACGGAAATCCAAGGATGTGGATTTGCTTTATAACTCCATCACAAATGTGATCCAGGGCATCGTGGTGGGAACACTGGAGCATCCCACTGTAGAGGATACCATGCTGACCTCCCTGGTGACTTTAATTGCTTATGAGGAAGCAGCTCATCCTAACACAGGCAGTGCTGATGGTCCTGGGTCAGACTTGCTTGGCATGCCCAGAAAGTGGAAGGAGGTGTGGAGGGAAGCTATCAATGAGAGTGCTAGAAAAAGGGTCCTGAGGGTACCCATGGCATTGAAGGAAGAAGACAGTTCTTGGCTTAATCTTCATTTAGGTTCCCTCCAGAAACACCTGAGCAAAGACTTACTAAAAATCAAGCTATCAGTACAAAAGTGCTATCCGGAGGAGTACCAGGTGTGTGACACGTATGTGGAGGCTTTTCACAAGGCCATTGCCTCACATTTGCAAGATCTCTCCCAGAGACCGCTGGAATTCAACGAGCTCTACACCTTGCTCAACTGGGTGGCCAACACTTACTGCAG TGAACTCTTTCTGGGTAACCCCGATCTCAAACCAGAAATTAAGACAGAAAACCTGTCCCTGCTGTTAACGCCAGCTGTTTGGGATAAACTGAAAACCGACTACATCACTTCTGCAAAG GGAAAAATCAAAAGCTATTTTGGAAACATCCTGAGACTGGAGGTCACGGAGAAGTGGGAGAAGGAAGTTCACCCAGAAGTGAAGGAAAACCTCTACCAGTCCTCACTCTCCTTAGATATCCAAACG ATCATCTGTGAGCACATGAAGATATCTAAAACAATCAGCAGAAGCctggaaacaaaaatgcttgACCTGTGTCTGGCAGAGCTGCGCGAATTCATACCAAG GTTCGAGGAGGAGTTTGTGCTGTGGAGCACTGCCCGGGACAGCCCCATCTTTGCACCCTATTTTGTTGCCTACATCAACAACTTTCATGACCTGCT GTCAGGGTTAGAAGCAATGTTTAGAGTCAACACTGAGGAACTGCAGAAGATTGTGGCAGCTCTGACAAGGAACTTCAcgagtatttttttaaacaaattaagaaaaaaagcacag GGCTCTGACGCTGACTGGCTCATTCCTGCCATGCACCACATTGCCAATATCattggggagaagaaaaaagacaaaatcaagGAGAACGTCAAGGAGCTGTGTCAGGATTATCCAGATATCAG GAAGGAGCATGTCCTGGCGATCCTCGCGCTCCGGGGGCTGGGGCGCACCAGGAGAGCAGCGATTTTTCGGCAGGGCTACCATGTGCCGGAGAGCCCCGATGGTGGGGAGGGCAGCACACTCTTCGCTGAAATTGATGTCCCAGTGATCACCAGCTGCTTCTAA
- the EXOC3L4 gene encoding exocyst complex component 3-like protein 4 isoform X3 — translation MNRSTELDPRSVTSEPTNSAGKEKREVASELSSPSLHSMDSGFFERGIKTMLSIRKSKRSLNKEKEKEGTGTWKGKRLSLRFPKSYENKTTICNGVQEVSEKIEAKPIQGKPLSVMEINELIQKRELLEAFACIKYLEDETITERDAEKYKDNPQEFVRKSKDVDLLYNSITNVIQGIVVGTLEHPTVEDTMLTSLVTLIAYEEAAHPNTGSADGPGSDLLGMPRKWKEVWREAINESARKRVLRVPMALKEEDSSWLNLHLGSLQKHLSKDLLKIKLSVQKCYPEEYQVCDTYVEAFHKAIASHLQDLSQRPLEFNELYTLLNWVANTYCSELFLGNPDLKPEIKTENLSLLLTPAVWDKLKTDYITSAKGKIKSYFGNILRLEVTEKWEKEVHPEVKENLYQSSLSLDIQTIICEHMKISKTISRSLETKMLDLCLAELREFIPRFEEEFVLWSTARDSPIFAPYFVAYINNFHDLLSGLEAMFRVNTEELQKIVAALTRNFTSIFLNKLRKKAQPLLKKILTKDWILSMERPDSLASAVSQFSEHLQHMREPMGQELLRDVHKYVVREYITLVIKPRWKMNRETRQQVSNKMNQEARIIHNMLIDQGSDADWLIPAMHHIANIIGEKKKDKIKENVKELCQDYPDIRSR, via the exons ATGAATAGAAGTACGGAGTTAGACCCAAGGAGCGTGACCTCAGAACCAACAAACagtgcagggaaggaaaagagggaggTTGCTTCCGAGCTGAGCAGCCCAAGTTTGCATAGCATGGACAGTGGGTTCTTTGAAAGAGGTATTAAAACAATGTTAAGTATCCGGAAATCAAAACGAAGTctgaacaaagagaaagaaaaggaaggtacTGGCACATGGAAAGGAAAACGACTTTCTTTGCGATTCCCCAAGAGCTATGAGAACAAAACCACGATCTGTAATGGCGTGCAGGAGGTTAGTGAGAAGATAGAAGCCAAGCCCATTCAAGGAAAGCCTCTTTCAG TAATGGAAATCAATGAACTTATTCAGAAAAGGGAGCTTTTAGAAGCATTTGCATGCATCAAGTACTTGGAAGATGAGACTATCACTGAACGGGATGCTGAGAAATACAAAGATAACCCCCAGGAGTTTGTACGGAAATCCAAGGATGTGGATTTGCTTTATAACTCCATCACAAATGTGATCCAGGGCATCGTGGTGGGAACACTGGAGCATCCCACTGTAGAGGATACCATGCTGACCTCCCTGGTGACTTTAATTGCTTATGAGGAAGCAGCTCATCCTAACACAGGCAGTGCTGATGGTCCTGGGTCAGACTTGCTTGGCATGCCCAGAAAGTGGAAGGAGGTGTGGAGGGAAGCTATCAATGAGAGTGCTAGAAAAAGGGTCCTGAGGGTACCCATGGCATTGAAGGAAGAAGACAGTTCTTGGCTTAATCTTCATTTAGGTTCCCTCCAGAAACACCTGAGCAAAGACTTACTAAAAATCAAGCTATCAGTACAAAAGTGCTATCCGGAGGAGTACCAGGTGTGTGACACGTATGTGGAGGCTTTTCACAAGGCCATTGCCTCACATTTGCAAGATCTCTCCCAGAGACCGCTGGAATTCAACGAGCTCTACACCTTGCTCAACTGGGTGGCCAACACTTACTGCAG TGAACTCTTTCTGGGTAACCCCGATCTCAAACCAGAAATTAAGACAGAAAACCTGTCCCTGCTGTTAACGCCAGCTGTTTGGGATAAACTGAAAACCGACTACATCACTTCTGCAAAG GGAAAAATCAAAAGCTATTTTGGAAACATCCTGAGACTGGAGGTCACGGAGAAGTGGGAGAAGGAAGTTCACCCAGAAGTGAAGGAAAACCTCTACCAGTCCTCACTCTCCTTAGATATCCAAACG ATCATCTGTGAGCACATGAAGATATCTAAAACAATCAGCAGAAGCctggaaacaaaaatgcttgACCTGTGTCTGGCAGAGCTGCGCGAATTCATACCAAG GTTCGAGGAGGAGTTTGTGCTGTGGAGCACTGCCCGGGACAGCCCCATCTTTGCACCCTATTTTGTTGCCTACATCAACAACTTTCATGACCTGCT GTCAGGGTTAGAAGCAATGTTTAGAGTCAACACTGAGGAACTGCAGAAGATTGTGGCAGCTCTGACAAGGAACTTCAcgagtatttttttaaacaaattaagaaaaaaagcacag CCACTCCTTAAGAAAATCCTAACCAAGGACTGGATTTTGTCGATGGAAAGGCCGGACTCGCTGGCATCTGCAGTCTCACAGTTCTCTGAGCACCTGCAGCACATGAGGGAGCCCATGGGGCAG GAGCTTCTGCGTGATGTTCATAAGTACGTGGTGAGGGAATACATCACGCTGGTCATCAAACCCAGATGGAAAATGAACAGGGAGACTCGGCAGCAAGTGAGCAACAAGATGAACCAGGAAGCCAGAATCATTCATAATATGCTCATTGATCAG GGCTCTGACGCTGACTGGCTCATTCCTGCCATGCACCACATTGCCAATATCattggggagaagaaaaaagacaaaatcaagGAGAACGTCAAGGAGCTGTGTCAGGATTATCCAGATATCAG
- the EXOC3L4 gene encoding exocyst complex component 3-like protein 4 isoform X1: MNRSTELDPRSVTSEPTNSAGKEKREVASELSSPSLHSMDSGFFERGIKTMLSIRKSKRSLNKEKEKEGTGTWKGKRLSLRFPKSYENKTTICNGVQEVSEKIEAKPIQGKPLSVMEINELIQKRELLEAFACIKYLEDETITERDAEKYKDNPQEFVRKSKDVDLLYNSITNVIQGIVVGTLEHPTVEDTMLTSLVTLIAYEEAAHPNTGSADGPGSDLLGMPRKWKEVWREAINESARKRVLRVPMALKEEDSSWLNLHLGSLQKHLSKDLLKIKLSVQKCYPEEYQVCDTYVEAFHKAIASHLQDLSQRPLEFNELYTLLNWVANTYCSELFLGNPDLKPEIKTENLSLLLTPAVWDKLKTDYITSAKGKIKSYFGNILRLEVTEKWEKEVHPEVKENLYQSSLSLDIQTIICEHMKISKTISRSLETKMLDLCLAELREFIPRFEEEFVLWSTARDSPIFAPYFVAYINNFHDLLSGLEAMFRVNTEELQKIVAALTRNFTSIFLNKLRKKAQPLLKKILTKDWILSMERPDSLASAVSQFSEHLQHMREPMGQELLRDVHKYVVREYITLVIKPRWKMNRETRQQVSNKMNQEARIIHNMLIDQGSDADWLIPAMHHIANIIGEKKKDKIKENVKELCQDYPDIRKEHVLAILALRGLGRTRRAAIFRQGYHVPESPDGGEGSTLFAEIDVPVITSCF; encoded by the exons ATGAATAGAAGTACGGAGTTAGACCCAAGGAGCGTGACCTCAGAACCAACAAACagtgcagggaaggaaaagagggaggTTGCTTCCGAGCTGAGCAGCCCAAGTTTGCATAGCATGGACAGTGGGTTCTTTGAAAGAGGTATTAAAACAATGTTAAGTATCCGGAAATCAAAACGAAGTctgaacaaagagaaagaaaaggaaggtacTGGCACATGGAAAGGAAAACGACTTTCTTTGCGATTCCCCAAGAGCTATGAGAACAAAACCACGATCTGTAATGGCGTGCAGGAGGTTAGTGAGAAGATAGAAGCCAAGCCCATTCAAGGAAAGCCTCTTTCAG TAATGGAAATCAATGAACTTATTCAGAAAAGGGAGCTTTTAGAAGCATTTGCATGCATCAAGTACTTGGAAGATGAGACTATCACTGAACGGGATGCTGAGAAATACAAAGATAACCCCCAGGAGTTTGTACGGAAATCCAAGGATGTGGATTTGCTTTATAACTCCATCACAAATGTGATCCAGGGCATCGTGGTGGGAACACTGGAGCATCCCACTGTAGAGGATACCATGCTGACCTCCCTGGTGACTTTAATTGCTTATGAGGAAGCAGCTCATCCTAACACAGGCAGTGCTGATGGTCCTGGGTCAGACTTGCTTGGCATGCCCAGAAAGTGGAAGGAGGTGTGGAGGGAAGCTATCAATGAGAGTGCTAGAAAAAGGGTCCTGAGGGTACCCATGGCATTGAAGGAAGAAGACAGTTCTTGGCTTAATCTTCATTTAGGTTCCCTCCAGAAACACCTGAGCAAAGACTTACTAAAAATCAAGCTATCAGTACAAAAGTGCTATCCGGAGGAGTACCAGGTGTGTGACACGTATGTGGAGGCTTTTCACAAGGCCATTGCCTCACATTTGCAAGATCTCTCCCAGAGACCGCTGGAATTCAACGAGCTCTACACCTTGCTCAACTGGGTGGCCAACACTTACTGCAG TGAACTCTTTCTGGGTAACCCCGATCTCAAACCAGAAATTAAGACAGAAAACCTGTCCCTGCTGTTAACGCCAGCTGTTTGGGATAAACTGAAAACCGACTACATCACTTCTGCAAAG GGAAAAATCAAAAGCTATTTTGGAAACATCCTGAGACTGGAGGTCACGGAGAAGTGGGAGAAGGAAGTTCACCCAGAAGTGAAGGAAAACCTCTACCAGTCCTCACTCTCCTTAGATATCCAAACG ATCATCTGTGAGCACATGAAGATATCTAAAACAATCAGCAGAAGCctggaaacaaaaatgcttgACCTGTGTCTGGCAGAGCTGCGCGAATTCATACCAAG GTTCGAGGAGGAGTTTGTGCTGTGGAGCACTGCCCGGGACAGCCCCATCTTTGCACCCTATTTTGTTGCCTACATCAACAACTTTCATGACCTGCT GTCAGGGTTAGAAGCAATGTTTAGAGTCAACACTGAGGAACTGCAGAAGATTGTGGCAGCTCTGACAAGGAACTTCAcgagtatttttttaaacaaattaagaaaaaaagcacag CCACTCCTTAAGAAAATCCTAACCAAGGACTGGATTTTGTCGATGGAAAGGCCGGACTCGCTGGCATCTGCAGTCTCACAGTTCTCTGAGCACCTGCAGCACATGAGGGAGCCCATGGGGCAG GAGCTTCTGCGTGATGTTCATAAGTACGTGGTGAGGGAATACATCACGCTGGTCATCAAACCCAGATGGAAAATGAACAGGGAGACTCGGCAGCAAGTGAGCAACAAGATGAACCAGGAAGCCAGAATCATTCATAATATGCTCATTGATCAG GGCTCTGACGCTGACTGGCTCATTCCTGCCATGCACCACATTGCCAATATCattggggagaagaaaaaagacaaaatcaagGAGAACGTCAAGGAGCTGTGTCAGGATTATCCAGATATCAG GAAGGAGCATGTCCTGGCGATCCTCGCGCTCCGGGGGCTGGGGCGCACCAGGAGAGCAGCGATTTTTCGGCAGGGCTACCATGTGCCGGAGAGCCCCGATGGTGGGGAGGGCAGCACACTCTTCGCTGAAATTGATGTCCCAGTGATCACCAGCTGCTTCTAA
- the EXOC3L4 gene encoding exocyst complex component 3-like protein 4 isoform X2 → MNRSTELDPRSVTSEPTNSAGKEKREVASELSSPSLHSMDSGFFERGIKTMLSIRKSKRSLNKEKEKEGTGTWKGKRLSLRFPKSYENKTTICNGVQEVSEKIEAKPIQGKPLSVMEINELIQKRELLEAFACIKYLEDETITERDAEKYKDNPQEFVRKSKDVDLLYNSITNVIQGIVVGTLEHPTVEDTMLTSLVTLIAYEEAAHPNTGSADGPGSDLLGMPRKWKEVWREAINESARKRVLRVPMALKEEDSSWLNLHLGSLQKHLSKDLLKIKLSVQKCYPEEYQVCDTYVEAFHKAIASHLQDLSQRPLEFNELYTLLNWVANTYCSELFLGNPDLKPEIKTENLSLLLTPAVWDKLKTDYITSAKGKIKSYFGNILRLEVTEKWEKEVHPEVKENLYQSSLSLDIQTIICEHMKISKTISRSLETKMLDLCLAELREFIPRFEEEFVLWSTARDSPIFAPYFVAYINNFHDLLSGLEAMFRVNTEELQKIVAALTRNFTSIFLNKLRKKAQPLLKKILTKDWILSMERPDSLASAVSQFSEHLQHMREPMGQELLRDVHKYVVREYITLVIKPRWKMNRETRQQVSNKMNQEARIIHNMLIDQGSDADWLIPAMHHIANIIGEKKKDKIKENVKELCQDYPDISICKI, encoded by the exons ATGAATAGAAGTACGGAGTTAGACCCAAGGAGCGTGACCTCAGAACCAACAAACagtgcagggaaggaaaagagggaggTTGCTTCCGAGCTGAGCAGCCCAAGTTTGCATAGCATGGACAGTGGGTTCTTTGAAAGAGGTATTAAAACAATGTTAAGTATCCGGAAATCAAAACGAAGTctgaacaaagagaaagaaaaggaaggtacTGGCACATGGAAAGGAAAACGACTTTCTTTGCGATTCCCCAAGAGCTATGAGAACAAAACCACGATCTGTAATGGCGTGCAGGAGGTTAGTGAGAAGATAGAAGCCAAGCCCATTCAAGGAAAGCCTCTTTCAG TAATGGAAATCAATGAACTTATTCAGAAAAGGGAGCTTTTAGAAGCATTTGCATGCATCAAGTACTTGGAAGATGAGACTATCACTGAACGGGATGCTGAGAAATACAAAGATAACCCCCAGGAGTTTGTACGGAAATCCAAGGATGTGGATTTGCTTTATAACTCCATCACAAATGTGATCCAGGGCATCGTGGTGGGAACACTGGAGCATCCCACTGTAGAGGATACCATGCTGACCTCCCTGGTGACTTTAATTGCTTATGAGGAAGCAGCTCATCCTAACACAGGCAGTGCTGATGGTCCTGGGTCAGACTTGCTTGGCATGCCCAGAAAGTGGAAGGAGGTGTGGAGGGAAGCTATCAATGAGAGTGCTAGAAAAAGGGTCCTGAGGGTACCCATGGCATTGAAGGAAGAAGACAGTTCTTGGCTTAATCTTCATTTAGGTTCCCTCCAGAAACACCTGAGCAAAGACTTACTAAAAATCAAGCTATCAGTACAAAAGTGCTATCCGGAGGAGTACCAGGTGTGTGACACGTATGTGGAGGCTTTTCACAAGGCCATTGCCTCACATTTGCAAGATCTCTCCCAGAGACCGCTGGAATTCAACGAGCTCTACACCTTGCTCAACTGGGTGGCCAACACTTACTGCAG TGAACTCTTTCTGGGTAACCCCGATCTCAAACCAGAAATTAAGACAGAAAACCTGTCCCTGCTGTTAACGCCAGCTGTTTGGGATAAACTGAAAACCGACTACATCACTTCTGCAAAG GGAAAAATCAAAAGCTATTTTGGAAACATCCTGAGACTGGAGGTCACGGAGAAGTGGGAGAAGGAAGTTCACCCAGAAGTGAAGGAAAACCTCTACCAGTCCTCACTCTCCTTAGATATCCAAACG ATCATCTGTGAGCACATGAAGATATCTAAAACAATCAGCAGAAGCctggaaacaaaaatgcttgACCTGTGTCTGGCAGAGCTGCGCGAATTCATACCAAG GTTCGAGGAGGAGTTTGTGCTGTGGAGCACTGCCCGGGACAGCCCCATCTTTGCACCCTATTTTGTTGCCTACATCAACAACTTTCATGACCTGCT GTCAGGGTTAGAAGCAATGTTTAGAGTCAACACTGAGGAACTGCAGAAGATTGTGGCAGCTCTGACAAGGAACTTCAcgagtatttttttaaacaaattaagaaaaaaagcacag CCACTCCTTAAGAAAATCCTAACCAAGGACTGGATTTTGTCGATGGAAAGGCCGGACTCGCTGGCATCTGCAGTCTCACAGTTCTCTGAGCACCTGCAGCACATGAGGGAGCCCATGGGGCAG GAGCTTCTGCGTGATGTTCATAAGTACGTGGTGAGGGAATACATCACGCTGGTCATCAAACCCAGATGGAAAATGAACAGGGAGACTCGGCAGCAAGTGAGCAACAAGATGAACCAGGAAGCCAGAATCATTCATAATATGCTCATTGATCAG GGCTCTGACGCTGACTGGCTCATTCCTGCCATGCACCACATTGCCAATATCattggggagaagaaaaaagacaaaatcaagGAGAACGTCAAGGAGCTGTGTCAGGATTATCCAGATATCAG CATCTGCAAAATTTAA